One window of the Vicia villosa cultivar HV-30 ecotype Madison, WI unplaced genomic scaffold, Vvil1.0 ctg.000406F_1_1, whole genome shotgun sequence genome contains the following:
- the LOC131627863 gene encoding uncharacterized protein LOC131627863 — translation MDRPYITIPEEECEAGIDECKNNLYGRVLWPKGTAPLVVATLRKKHALIWPEVKNWGVQSLRISIHQYKTTFLLKCELNSMGCHRNTRGRRYLLFLATLVHRIEMETDEEFKEGEVKDDCEKVIYELDKLEVKKTVNGISYGNCIWQALVWVERNIESWGMVFCGGLQGCFL, via the exons ATGGATCGCCCTTATATCACCATACCGGAGGAAGAATGTGAAGCAGGAATCGATGAATGTAAGAACAATCTTTATGGGAGAGTTTTGTGGCCAAAGGGAACTGCGCCACTTGTTGTGGCTACGCTCAGGAAAAAGCATGCTCTTATTTGGCCAGAAGTGAAGAACTGGGGTGTTCAGTCATTGA GGATTTCAATTCATCAGTACAAAACAACATTTCTACTCAAGTGTGAGTTAAATTCTATGGGTTGTCACAGGAATACTAGAGGCCGCAGATATTTACTATTTCTAGCCACATTGGTACACCG AATTGAGATGGAGACAGATGAAGAGTTCAAAGAGGGAGAGGTTAAAGATGATTGTG AAAAAGTCATTTATGAACTGGATAAATTGGAAGTTAAGAAAACAGTTAATGGGATTAGTTATGGTAATTGCATATGGCAGGCTTTGGTTTGGGTTGAGAGGAATATAGAGTCTTGG GGCATGGTTTTTTGTGGAGGTTTGCAGGGCTGCTTTTTG